The Desulfosporosinus acidiphilus SJ4 genome has a window encoding:
- a CDS encoding peptidase U32 family protein: protein MKKPELLAPAGDWEKLTYALAYGADAVYMGGQSFGLRAYAGNFDPDELARAVVWTHECKKKIYITVNIFAHEADFKELPAYLKHLETLGVDGAIVSDPGIIALAKEVSPRLPLHLSTQANNTNSYSVRFWLKQGVERIVLARELSLEELREMRTKAEGGLEVFIHGAMCMSYSGRCLLSNYLTGRDANRGECTQPCRWGYGLVEEKRPGEVFPIEEDERGTYIFNSHDLCLLPHLPLLKPLNLDSYKIEGRMKSVHYAASTIKVYREAIDTLWEEGEAAFREKLPRWLEEMDKVSHRDYSDGFLFGKPGAKSHNLETSHYVRDYDFVGVSLREEDAQGLSMPSGEVMSWVEQRNNFKRGEVLEVLTPQGDPWSFQVQEMWNTEGEPVEVARHAQQKLRIRTPKKILPYGILRRAKSDKK, encoded by the coding sequence ATGAAAAAGCCTGAATTATTAGCTCCTGCGGGAGATTGGGAAAAGCTTACTTATGCACTGGCTTATGGGGCCGATGCAGTTTATATGGGAGGACAATCCTTTGGTCTGCGAGCTTACGCAGGCAATTTTGATCCGGATGAATTGGCGAGGGCTGTTGTTTGGACTCATGAGTGCAAAAAAAAGATCTACATTACCGTAAATATTTTTGCCCACGAAGCAGATTTTAAAGAATTGCCGGCTTATTTAAAACACTTAGAAACATTAGGAGTAGACGGGGCTATTGTCTCAGACCCCGGAATTATTGCTCTAGCTAAAGAAGTGTCTCCCCGCTTGCCTTTACATTTGAGTACTCAGGCCAATAATACCAATTCTTATTCCGTTCGTTTCTGGCTAAAACAGGGAGTAGAAAGGATTGTTCTCGCTCGGGAGCTGTCACTGGAAGAACTGCGGGAAATGCGTACTAAAGCTGAGGGCGGCTTGGAGGTTTTCATTCACGGGGCCATGTGCATGTCCTATTCAGGCCGGTGTCTGCTGAGCAACTATTTGACAGGAAGAGATGCCAATCGAGGGGAATGCACTCAACCATGCCGCTGGGGTTATGGATTGGTGGAAGAGAAACGCCCGGGGGAAGTTTTCCCCATCGAAGAAGATGAACGGGGAACATATATTTTTAACTCCCATGATTTATGTTTGCTGCCTCATTTGCCCCTTTTAAAACCTCTTAACTTGGACAGCTATAAGATTGAAGGACGGATGAAAAGCGTCCATTATGCAGCCAGTACCATTAAAGTCTATCGAGAAGCGATAGATACCCTCTGGGAGGAGGGAGAAGCAGCCTTCCGGGAAAAACTGCCCCGCTGGCTGGAGGAGATGGATAAAGTCAGTCACCGGGATTATTCTGATGGCTTCCTTTTTGGCAAACCAGGAGCTAAATCCCATAACCTCGAAACGTCTCATTATGTGCGGGACTATGATTTTGTAGGAGTTAGTTTGCGGGAAGAAGATGCCCAAGGTCTGTCAATGCCATCAGGCGAAGTCATGTCCTGGGTGGAGCAGAGGAACAACTTCAAGCGGGGAGAGGTTCTGGAAGTCTTGACGCCCCAGGGGGATCCCTGGTCTTTCCAAGTGCAGGAGATGTGGAATACTGAGGGGGAACCTGTAGAGGTGGCTCGCCATGCTCAACAGAAGCTGAGGATTAGGACTCCTAAGAAAATTCTGCCCTACGGTATTTTGCGGCGGGCGAAGAGTGATAAGAAATAG
- a CDS encoding cell wall-binding repeat-containing protein produces the protein MLTRKHVLLCTFFITMIIFINVPSACAATPADRISGYDRYQTAVAASQKGWPDGSDIAVLTYGDDYPDALSAGPLAHKFDAPILLTGSSDLNPDTAEELLRLKVRKVYIVGGYAVVSKHIESKLSAMHIVAIRLAGDDRYDTALKVAQKVGLSNGVFVALGTDFPDALSAGPVAAANDMPLLLVPPQDLTESEKVFLDRNIIPSSIIIDNPELSDQVIRQFPNYEEINGDDPYERNINLITRFEDNLDFDTLYFATGENFPDALAASALAPKNKNPLLLLKGNTISSQANSFISSNIISQLYIMGGESVISASTEANLADLPPQIASVDNMSDTVQEKQAYEPPKTVTVTTTNGSKAKVPVTWTMTALNAQSAGTYDLEGTIKNFSQKVHLSLTVTPVWNRITAEVIQNGHYEFPTTVDAILKDHTVKTLPVTWDITTVDLSKVGTYKFEGTVPDLTQKVSLILKVTADSELEIPDAALKQIIYQRINKAPGSIIYKSDVLGITDLYAVNSGITDLSGLEYFTNLKSLYLSKNKLSNLNRLAKLTNLTHLDLRNCGIDDVSPLKGLTSLTFLDVAVNNIDDFTPLEELTTLRSLYLSGNLTRDYSPVKAYYNYLTEKDFNL, from the coding sequence TTGCTTACCAGAAAACACGTACTTCTCTGCACGTTCTTTATTACGATGATTATCTTCATTAATGTGCCATCCGCCTGTGCGGCTACTCCCGCTGACAGGATTTCCGGCTATGACCGCTATCAAACCGCCGTAGCTGCCAGTCAAAAGGGTTGGCCTGACGGATCAGATATTGCCGTCCTCACCTATGGCGACGATTATCCTGACGCTCTAAGCGCCGGACCCTTAGCCCACAAATTCGATGCACCGATTTTATTAACCGGTTCTTCTGATTTAAATCCAGATACGGCCGAGGAGTTACTGCGTCTGAAAGTCCGTAAAGTTTATATCGTCGGAGGATATGCGGTTGTCTCTAAACACATCGAAAGCAAGCTTTCTGCCATGCATATTGTTGCTATCCGGCTTGCAGGAGATGATCGTTATGATACTGCTCTTAAAGTAGCTCAGAAAGTCGGATTAAGTAATGGAGTGTTTGTTGCCCTCGGCACAGATTTTCCCGACGCTCTGTCGGCAGGACCGGTTGCAGCGGCTAATGATATGCCTCTCTTGTTAGTCCCGCCACAAGATTTAACCGAAAGTGAAAAGGTCTTTCTCGATAGAAATATAATTCCCTCAAGTATTATTATTGACAATCCGGAACTTAGTGACCAAGTGATTCGGCAGTTTCCGAATTACGAAGAAATTAACGGAGATGACCCTTATGAGCGAAATATCAATTTAATCACAAGGTTCGAAGATAATCTTGACTTTGATACTCTTTATTTTGCAACCGGTGAGAATTTCCCGGATGCACTGGCTGCTTCAGCTTTAGCACCTAAAAACAAGAATCCTTTGCTCTTACTCAAAGGGAATACTATATCAAGCCAGGCAAACTCATTTATTAGCTCAAACATTATTTCTCAACTCTATATCATGGGGGGAGAAAGTGTAATCAGCGCCTCCACTGAAGCAAACCTTGCAGATCTTCCCCCCCAAATCGCCTCAGTTGATAATATGTCAGACACTGTTCAAGAAAAACAAGCGTACGAGCCTCCGAAAACTGTTACTGTGACGACCACAAACGGTTCAAAGGCTAAAGTTCCCGTAACCTGGACAATGACTGCTCTGAACGCCCAGTCGGCCGGAACCTATGATTTGGAGGGGACAATCAAGAATTTCAGCCAAAAAGTTCATCTTAGTTTAACTGTTACCCCGGTTTGGAATAGAATCACTGCTGAAGTCATTCAAAATGGGCACTATGAATTTCCGACAACCGTTGATGCCATTCTAAAGGATCATACCGTGAAAACACTTCCCGTCACTTGGGATATTACGACTGTAGATTTAAGCAAAGTTGGCACCTATAAATTTGAAGGAACCGTTCCTGATCTTACCCAAAAGGTAAGCTTAATACTGAAAGTCACAGCAGACAGTGAACTTGAAATTCCAGATGCCGCCCTTAAACAGATTATTTATCAAAGAATCAATAAAGCCCCCGGCTCAATAATTTATAAGAGTGATGTTCTTGGCATAACAGACTTATATGCTGTAAATTCAGGAATTACAGATTTAAGCGGATTAGAGTACTTTACAAATTTAAAATCTCTTTACCTCAGCAAAAATAAGCTCAGTAATCTTAACCGTTTGGCAAAACTGACGAACTTAACCCATTTAGATCTTAGAAACTGCGGGATTGACGATGTTTCTCCCTTAAAAGGTCTAACCTCTTTAACCTTTCTTGATGTAGCAGTAAATAATATTGATGACTTTACTCCTCTGGAAGAATTAACAACGCTAAGGTCGTTGTATCTAAGCGGGAATCTCACCAGAGATTACAGCCCTGTAAAAGCCTATTACAATTATCTTACCGAAAAAGACTTCAACCTTTAA
- the alaS gene encoding alanine--tRNA ligase, which yields MYTGNELRDMFRKFFEERGHKILPSASLIPKDDPTLLLTVAGMVPFKPYFQRRVEPPFPRATTAQKCVRTPDLEEVGKTARHHTYFEMLGNFSFGDYFKKEVIPWAWEYVTQVLKIPAEKLWITVYPEDDEARQLWIEKAGVKPERIIGDPENFWAAGPTGPCGPCSEIYVDLGETRGCGRPECAVGCDCDRFLEIWNLVFMQYNRDEAGVLTPLPKQNIDTGMGLERIASVMQGVETNFDTDLFRPIIDFVADLAGIKYKENPKNDLALKVVADHVRAISFMLADGIRPNNEGRGYVLRRILRRAVRYAKLLGIDKPFLESVFRIIQRDYAQAYPELKDNENFIINHLNLEEKNFQATLDQGTQMLQEKVRELVEKGETVLGGSDAFYLYETYGFPVELTEEILAEQGLSVDMPSFQASAEEHRQRAKEQSQQMRAAAESADLIQRAKALGVTPFLGYHQVSCEAKIEGLFVDGDERQDAGEGEEVTIFLSETPFYAESGGQVSDEGVLRTPRAEARVLEVKKGVTGTFYHRIQILTGVLHLGETVEAVVKTSARSATARHHSATHLLQAALRSVLGEHVQQAGSLVTPERLRFDFTHFSPLTPSDLKAVEGLINEAILKNMNVDATEMSLDEAKKSGATALFGEKYGDTVRVVTMGTFSKELCGGTHVHSTGEIGLVKILSEGGIGAGLRRIEAVAGLEALAYLRSLEEQVTEVAQALKAQPADVGKRVQGLVTQVKDLEREVSHLQAKLSKNEAEGLLGKVVEIEGISALAAQVQAADMEGLRQMADLLRGKLKSGVIVLGAVSEGKVNFVTTVSPTGLSGLHAGQIIKEVAKIAGGSGGGRPDMAQAGGKDPGKVGEAIDKVPTILRGQLKK from the coding sequence ATGTATACAGGTAATGAATTAAGGGACATGTTTCGTAAGTTTTTTGAAGAGAGAGGGCATAAGATCTTACCTAGCGCTTCACTCATTCCCAAGGACGATCCAACCTTGTTATTAACGGTTGCGGGCATGGTTCCCTTTAAACCATATTTCCAGCGTCGCGTCGAGCCACCTTTTCCCAGAGCGACAACGGCTCAGAAGTGTGTCCGGACACCTGATTTAGAAGAAGTGGGGAAGACCGCACGTCACCATACATATTTTGAAATGCTGGGGAACTTTTCCTTTGGCGATTATTTCAAAAAGGAAGTTATTCCCTGGGCTTGGGAGTATGTTACTCAAGTCTTGAAGATTCCTGCAGAAAAACTTTGGATCACCGTTTATCCTGAAGATGATGAAGCCAGACAACTATGGATAGAGAAAGCAGGGGTTAAGCCGGAAAGAATTATCGGCGACCCGGAAAATTTTTGGGCCGCCGGCCCCACAGGTCCTTGCGGACCTTGTTCGGAAATCTATGTTGATCTCGGTGAGACCAGAGGGTGCGGTCGGCCGGAGTGCGCTGTAGGGTGCGATTGTGACCGCTTTTTGGAAATTTGGAATTTGGTCTTCATGCAGTATAATCGGGATGAAGCAGGCGTGTTAACGCCACTGCCTAAACAAAATATTGATACCGGGATGGGTCTTGAACGTATTGCCTCAGTCATGCAAGGGGTGGAGACTAACTTCGATACGGATTTGTTCCGACCCATTATCGATTTCGTTGCCGATCTTGCAGGCATTAAGTATAAGGAGAATCCTAAAAATGATCTGGCCTTGAAAGTAGTGGCAGATCACGTTCGGGCTATTTCTTTCATGCTGGCCGATGGCATACGACCGAACAATGAGGGGCGCGGGTATGTCTTGCGTCGGATTTTGCGACGGGCTGTTCGTTATGCGAAGCTTCTCGGAATAGATAAACCATTTTTAGAGTCAGTATTCCGAATTATTCAAAGAGATTATGCTCAAGCCTATCCGGAACTGAAAGACAATGAGAATTTTATTATTAATCATTTGAATTTAGAAGAGAAAAACTTTCAGGCTACCTTGGATCAAGGAACCCAAATGCTGCAAGAAAAGGTCAGGGAGCTTGTCGAGAAGGGTGAAACAGTTTTAGGCGGTTCCGATGCTTTCTACCTATACGAGACGTATGGCTTCCCGGTGGAGTTGACGGAAGAAATCCTAGCTGAGCAAGGACTTTCTGTGGACATGCCTTCGTTCCAGGCTTCAGCGGAAGAACATCGTCAGCGGGCTAAAGAACAGTCTCAGCAAATGAGGGCTGCCGCCGAAAGCGCGGATTTGATCCAAAGGGCCAAAGCCTTGGGAGTAACGCCTTTTCTCGGTTACCATCAAGTATCATGTGAGGCCAAGATCGAAGGCTTGTTTGTGGATGGAGACGAAAGGCAAGATGCCGGAGAAGGCGAAGAAGTGACAATTTTTCTCTCAGAAACTCCTTTCTACGCCGAGAGCGGCGGTCAAGTTTCAGATGAGGGTGTTCTGAGAACACCCCGTGCTGAGGCACGAGTCTTGGAGGTAAAAAAAGGAGTAACAGGTACCTTCTATCACCGTATTCAAATCCTCACCGGAGTGTTGCATTTGGGCGAAACGGTGGAAGCCGTCGTTAAAACATCTGCGCGTTCTGCGACAGCACGGCATCACAGTGCTACGCATCTTTTGCAGGCGGCACTGCGTTCTGTTCTGGGAGAGCATGTACAGCAAGCCGGATCTCTGGTGACACCTGAACGCTTGCGTTTCGACTTCACTCATTTTTCGCCGCTTACCCCTAGTGATTTAAAAGCAGTTGAAGGATTAATTAATGAAGCAATTTTAAAGAATATGAACGTTGATGCAACGGAAATGTCGTTGGATGAGGCTAAAAAGAGCGGGGCTACTGCTCTTTTCGGAGAAAAATATGGCGATACAGTACGTGTTGTAACTATGGGAACCTTTAGTAAAGAATTGTGCGGCGGGACTCATGTCCACAGCACCGGTGAAATCGGGCTGGTCAAAATACTCAGTGAAGGCGGGATTGGGGCTGGTTTGCGCAGAATCGAAGCAGTAGCCGGCTTAGAAGCTTTAGCTTATCTTCGTTCTCTTGAAGAGCAAGTAACAGAAGTCGCTCAGGCCCTGAAGGCTCAACCGGCCGATGTAGGCAAACGCGTTCAAGGTTTAGTGACCCAAGTTAAAGATCTGGAACGAGAGGTATCCCATCTTCAAGCTAAATTGAGTAAAAACGAAGCGGAAGGGTTATTAGGCAAAGTCGTCGAGATTGAAGGGATTTCTGCTCTTGCTGCCCAAGTCCAAGCTGCCGATATGGAAGGACTCCGCCAGATGGCCGATCTATTACGAGGCAAACTTAAGAGCGGTGTGATTGTTCTGGGTGCTGTCAGTGAAGGAAAAGTAAACTTTGTAACAACTGTCAGTCCTACAGGTTTAAGCGGGCTTCATGCCGGACAGATTATAAAAGAAGTGGCAAAAATCGCCGGTGGAAGCGGCGGCGGCCGACCGGATATGGCTCAAGCAGGCGGAAAAGATCCCGGTAAGGTGGGCGAGGCTATAGATAAAGTGCCAACAATTCTTCGAGGTCAACTGAAGAAATAG
- a CDS encoding DUF1292 domain-containing protein, whose product MSDHKHDHDHDHCEHDAEEFDTVVLTDDEGKDHEFLHLDTLEVDGSTYFVLMPISEEDSEDEDADEAIILKLGKDAEGGEMLLDIEDDEEWEKVADAWENLVDAEED is encoded by the coding sequence ATGTCTGATCATAAGCATGACCATGACCATGACCATTGTGAGCACGACGCTGAAGAGTTTGATACAGTCGTTCTCACAGATGATGAAGGAAAAGACCATGAGTTTCTTCATCTAGACACATTGGAAGTCGATGGCTCGACCTATTTTGTCTTGATGCCTATTTCGGAGGAAGACTCTGAAGATGAAGATGCTGATGAAGCCATTATTCTTAAACTCGGAAAGGATGCCGAGGGAGGCGAGATGCTGCTGGACATAGAAGATGACGAAGAGTGGGAAAAAGTAGCTGACGCCTGGGAAAATTTAGTTGATGCTGAAGAGGACTAA
- the mltG gene encoding endolytic transglycosylase MltG, translated as MCPKKKSRELRTGIILLILTGCMVLLAWWSWATKPYSSTGNSVKITITSGTTTDQLAEELVQRHIIRSSFMFRWLVKSQQTSFKMFAGEYELAPTMTPEEIIERLIKGQQVADSIRITIPEGYSTEQIIELLVQKGLGSKEEYTKVVTEDTFPYAFLQGTPKGNHRLEGFLSPNTYFIDPKTSPHAVIDMFLQQFAKELTPEVQTRLSSMKLSVLQWVTLASLVEKEAVKETDRPLIASVLMNRLKDNMPLQVDATIQFLLDAPKQKLFNKDLQIPSPYNTYLHRGLPPGPIANPGDASLQAALYPAKTDYLYYVAKKDGYHAFAKTYAEHLKNIKLYQ; from the coding sequence ATGTGTCCTAAAAAAAAGAGTAGGGAGTTACGTACGGGAATCATATTGCTTATCTTAACGGGCTGTATGGTATTGTTGGCTTGGTGGTCTTGGGCCACTAAGCCCTACTCGTCTACAGGGAATAGTGTTAAAATTACCATTACGTCAGGGACGACAACCGATCAATTAGCAGAAGAATTAGTACAGCGTCATATTATCCGAAGTTCTTTCATGTTTCGTTGGTTAGTCAAGTCACAGCAGACAAGTTTTAAGATGTTTGCCGGGGAATATGAACTTGCACCGACGATGACACCGGAGGAAATAATTGAACGCTTAATTAAAGGGCAACAGGTTGCAGATTCTATCAGAATTACGATTCCGGAGGGTTATTCCACGGAGCAGATTATTGAGCTTCTTGTGCAAAAGGGACTGGGAAGTAAAGAAGAGTATACAAAGGTAGTAACTGAAGATACATTTCCCTACGCATTTTTACAAGGGACTCCCAAGGGAAACCATCGTTTGGAAGGGTTTCTTTCGCCAAACACTTATTTTATCGATCCCAAGACGAGTCCTCATGCTGTGATTGACATGTTTCTTCAACAGTTTGCCAAGGAACTGACACCAGAAGTTCAAACTCGGCTTTCAAGCATGAAACTATCAGTACTTCAGTGGGTAACCTTGGCCTCACTCGTAGAAAAGGAAGCAGTAAAAGAAACAGATCGCCCGTTAATTGCCTCAGTTTTGATGAATCGTTTAAAGGACAATATGCCTCTCCAGGTTGATGCCACAATTCAATTTCTGTTGGATGCGCCCAAGCAGAAACTCTTTAACAAGGATCTTCAAATTCCTTCGCCATATAATACGTATCTGCATCGTGGCTTACCCCCTGGTCCCATAGCCAATCCGGGAGATGCTTCCCTTCAAGCGGCTCTGTATCCGGCTAAAACGGATTATTTGTACTATGTGGCTAAGAAAGATGGCTACCATGCCTTTGCTAAGACTTATGCAGAACATCTGAAAAATATCAAATTGTATCAGTAG
- a CDS encoding aldo/keto reductase: MNQVKLGSWGPEVSEICFGSLAISPLQGRVTEAQGTEVLKYAFEQGINWLDTAEIYDNYGQIAQAIKGYPQVRIISKSYAVTEQDIRKSLEKARSGLNRDCLDFFLLHEQESALTLKGHSRAWEELLRAKEKGMVRWIGISTHAVEGVRAGALQPGLDVIHPILNFQGLGIIDGSLDDMLKALSFAAELGIGIYAMKVFGGGHLSQDPQRAVDFVRRIPGVQAMALGMSSQDEVDYNLLLVSGQEVPGALKERVRHKPRKLYIADWCQGCGRCVEVCPQKALQLEETAVVDHEACVLCGYCGRVCPHFCLKIV, from the coding sequence ATGAATCAGGTTAAACTAGGTTCGTGGGGGCCGGAAGTGTCTGAGATTTGCTTCGGGAGTTTGGCAATTTCCCCTTTGCAAGGCCGGGTCACTGAAGCTCAGGGAACTGAAGTTTTAAAGTATGCCTTTGAGCAGGGAATAAATTGGCTTGATACAGCAGAAATTTATGATAACTACGGTCAAATAGCCCAAGCTATCAAGGGTTATCCTCAGGTTCGCATCATCAGCAAGTCTTACGCTGTGACGGAGCAAGACATAAGGAAAAGTTTGGAGAAAGCACGTTCCGGACTCAATAGAGATTGTTTGGATTTCTTTTTGCTCCATGAACAAGAAAGTGCACTGACTTTAAAAGGACATTCAAGAGCTTGGGAAGAATTATTGCGTGCAAAAGAAAAGGGGATGGTGCGCTGGATTGGAATTTCAACTCATGCTGTGGAAGGTGTTCGTGCAGGGGCACTTCAGCCCGGACTGGATGTGATTCATCCAATCCTGAATTTTCAAGGGCTGGGTATTATAGATGGTTCTTTAGACGATATGTTAAAGGCCCTATCTTTTGCAGCAGAGCTCGGAATCGGGATTTATGCGATGAAAGTTTTTGGGGGCGGACATTTAAGCCAAGACCCTCAAAGAGCCGTTGATTTTGTCAGAAGGATTCCGGGGGTTCAAGCCATGGCTTTAGGCATGTCTAGTCAGGATGAAGTAGATTATAATCTTCTTCTGGTATCAGGCCAAGAAGTGCCTGGTGCCCTTAAAGAAAGGGTTAGGCATAAACCTAGGAAACTGTACATTGCGGATTGGTGTCAAGGATGCGGGCGTTGTGTGGAGGTTTGTCCGCAGAAGGCGTTGCAGCTTGAGGAGACGGCGGTTGTTGATCATGAGGCGTGTGTGTTGTGTGGATATTGCGGGAGGGTTTGTCCGCATTTTTGCTTAAAAATCGTATGA
- the ruvX gene encoding Holliday junction resolvase RuvX — translation MRIMGLDFGSKTIGVAVSDELFYTAQGVKTIRRSKSEIEELGMLIQEYGISEIVIGYPKNMNGTLGPRCALTDEFIERLSSEFGLPVERWDERLSTVAAQRTLLEADVSRGKRKQVIDKMAAVFILQGYLDRRHARNIPN, via the coding sequence ATGCGGATTATGGGTTTGGATTTTGGCTCGAAGACGATTGGGGTGGCGGTGAGTGATGAGTTGTTTTATACGGCGCAGGGGGTTAAGACAATTCGGCGCTCTAAATCTGAGATAGAGGAACTGGGGATGTTGATTCAGGAGTATGGGATATCTGAGATTGTTATCGGCTATCCGAAGAATATGAATGGGACGTTAGGGCCTCGCTGTGCTTTGACGGATGAATTCATAGAGCGCTTGAGCTCGGAGTTTGGGCTTCCTGTAGAACGCTGGGATGAGCGTCTCAGCACTGTTGCGGCCCAGAGGACTTTGCTGGAAGCCGATGTGTCCCGGGGTAAAAGGAAACAGGTGATTGATAAAATGGCGGCGGTTTTTATTCTTCAAGGATATTTGGATCGCAGACATGCAAGAAATATTCCTAATTGA
- a CDS encoding IreB family regulatory phosphoprotein: protein MDRMEETMMFKAVGEDVSARDVLQKVYAALQEKGYDPINQMVGYLMSGDPVYITSHNQARAMIRKLERFELIEELVRTYLQEK from the coding sequence ATGGATCGTATGGAAGAAACCATGATGTTTAAGGCTGTCGGGGAAGATGTATCCGCTCGTGATGTTCTGCAGAAAGTCTATGCGGCATTACAAGAAAAGGGATATGACCCTATTAACCAAATGGTGGGCTATCTGATGTCGGGTGACCCGGTCTATATCACCAGCCACAATCAGGCCCGGGCAATGATTCGTAAACTTGAACGCTTTGAGCTGATTGAAGAGCTTGTTAGGACCTACTTGCAAGAGAAATAA
- a CDS encoding DUF4911 domain-containing protein, whose protein sequence is MNCNLPELSSRLFSDVDVVVKARMERSEMQMLDKLVEGLGHLGVVTTTNKALGEVMIQSTKHCWPDLRRAIKQMPFEIEFL, encoded by the coding sequence ATGAATTGTAATCTGCCAGAGTTATCAAGCCGCTTGTTTTCGGATGTTGATGTCGTTGTTAAAGCGCGTATGGAGCGGTCGGAGATGCAAATGCTCGATAAACTTGTTGAAGGTTTGGGACATTTGGGTGTTGTAACAACAACGAATAAGGCACTAGGGGAAGTAATGATTCAATCGACGAAACATTGCTGGCCCGATTTGAGGAGAGCTATCAAACAGATGCCCTTTGAAATAGAGTTCTTGTAA
- a CDS encoding VanW family protein has translation MKKVILLCSLMFWLIGGCSPNSNSNQSNLNTQRPSTQSSVIPQGTKVDDLDLSGTQVNEVSAKIEDWAKDKLEESRILLYNGTEVPITLKELGFDLDTEKTVENTLQSPQKVTASVLKAEPSVAVQVLEEKLKKFNKPPQNATYKIQGDKVVITPAQNGSKVAVDQFISNLQKNSLAEVPQKIEVPLAEVPAAVSTESLKALAFDSVIGEYSTKFSTGEVNRTENLTAAAKALNGKVIKPGGTFSFNQAVGPREAENGYKQAYVIINGEYVKGTGGGVCQVSSTLYNAVLLSNLKVAERVPHDVAVTYVPAGQDATVNYPNIDFKFQNNTGSLVYLKSDVKPGVLTIKLYGKKNGQTVRIERQVEKVTKYKTIRRYDASLPKGRIKVEQTGTNGTIVSVYKVIQDNGSVTKQLVGRDSYAPANRILKVGT, from the coding sequence TTGAAAAAAGTTATTTTGTTATGCAGTTTAATGTTTTGGCTAATCGGAGGTTGTAGTCCGAATTCGAATTCGAATCAATCGAATCTCAATACCCAGAGACCTTCCACTCAAAGCTCGGTAATTCCTCAAGGAACAAAAGTGGATGATTTAGATTTAAGCGGGACACAGGTAAATGAGGTATCCGCGAAAATTGAGGACTGGGCGAAGGACAAACTGGAAGAATCTCGAATCCTGTTGTACAATGGAACAGAGGTTCCGATCACCTTAAAAGAGTTGGGGTTCGACTTGGATACCGAAAAAACCGTGGAAAATACTTTGCAAAGTCCCCAAAAAGTAACCGCGAGTGTTTTGAAAGCGGAACCATCGGTGGCGGTTCAGGTTCTCGAAGAGAAATTAAAGAAATTTAACAAGCCGCCTCAAAATGCTACGTATAAGATCCAAGGTGATAAAGTTGTCATTACTCCTGCCCAAAATGGCAGTAAAGTTGCCGTGGATCAATTCATCTCTAACCTACAAAAGAATTCCCTTGCTGAAGTTCCTCAAAAAATTGAAGTTCCGTTGGCAGAAGTTCCCGCCGCAGTTAGCACTGAATCGCTTAAGGCTTTAGCTTTTGATTCTGTTATAGGTGAATACAGCACCAAATTTTCTACCGGGGAAGTCAACCGTACTGAAAATTTAACGGCGGCCGCTAAAGCATTAAATGGTAAAGTCATAAAACCGGGTGGAACATTTTCCTTCAATCAAGCGGTAGGGCCTCGTGAGGCTGAAAATGGGTATAAACAGGCTTATGTCATCATCAACGGCGAGTATGTTAAAGGGACAGGAGGGGGCGTTTGCCAGGTTTCCTCGACCCTTTATAATGCTGTTTTACTTAGCAATTTAAAGGTGGCTGAAAGAGTGCCTCATGATGTCGCTGTAACTTATGTTCCGGCGGGTCAGGATGCTACAGTCAATTATCCCAATATTGATTTTAAATTTCAAAATAATACGGGCAGTTTAGTTTACTTAAAAAGTGATGTTAAACCTGGGGTTTTGACGATTAAGCTCTATGGTAAGAAAAATGGACAAACTGTTCGTATTGAACGACAAGTCGAGAAGGTTACTAAATATAAAACTATAAGGCGTTATGATGCGAGTTTGCCGAAGGGCAGAATAAAAGTGGAACAAACCGGCACGAATGGTACTATTGTCAGCGTGTATAAAGTAATACAGGATAATGGAAGTGTCACAAAGCAGTTGGTGGGTCGTGACTCTTATGCACCGGCAAATCGTATCTTGAAGGTCGGAACGTAA
- a CDS encoding DUF4911 domain-containing protein — translation MNFSEQAGIRVPDDGLVIRARIDRSQIQMLCKLVEGLGHLGIVTTTNKELGEVMFQTTKDCWPELKQAVEKMPLEVHFV, via the coding sequence ATGAATTTCTCGGAGCAAGCAGGAATTCGAGTTCCAGACGATGGCCTCGTGATAAGAGCGCGCATAGATCGTTCGCAAATTCAAATGCTTTGTAAGCTTGTGGAGGGGTTAGGCCATCTTGGTATTGTGACGACCACCAATAAAGAGCTAGGAGAAGTCATGTTTCAAACAACGAAGGATTGTTGGCCTGAGCTAAAGCAAGCAGTAGAAAAGATGCCTTTAGAGGTGCATTTTGTCTGA